Proteins encoded within one genomic window of Raineyella fluvialis:
- the dxr gene encoding 1-deoxy-D-xylulose-5-phosphate reductoisomerase → MRDVIILGSTGSIGTQALEVIASRRDQFRVVGLAAGGGSVDVLAEQVLEYAPRTVALARPTAVQDLQLALYAAAQQRGWNRGDVRLPRIIAGADAATELAAEPADVVLNGITGSVGLLPTLAALRAGTTLALANKESLVIGGRLVTEAAAPGQLVAVDSEHSAFAQCLRAGRASEVDKLVLTASGGPFRGRTRDELTDVTPDQAMAHPTWQMGRVITINSATLVNKGLELIEAGLLYDMPLDRIQVVVHPQSIVHSAVQYVDGALIAQCSPPDMKLPIALGLTWPDRVAGAAAPVDWTTAASWTFEPLDTVAFPAVELARRAGTLGGTAPAVFNAANEVCVDAFCEGRIGFLAIVDTITAVLDEHESGAGTPVTEGSRFVGDDAITVETVLAADAWARQAARRRTAPDVAGRP, encoded by the coding sequence GTGCGTGACGTGATCATTCTGGGCAGCACCGGTTCTATCGGCACTCAGGCGCTGGAGGTCATCGCCTCCCGCCGCGACCAGTTCCGGGTGGTGGGGTTGGCCGCCGGTGGCGGCAGCGTCGACGTGCTCGCCGAGCAGGTCCTCGAGTACGCCCCGCGGACCGTCGCGCTGGCCCGGCCGACGGCGGTGCAGGACCTACAGCTCGCCCTCTACGCGGCGGCCCAGCAGCGTGGCTGGAACCGGGGCGACGTACGCCTGCCGCGGATCATCGCCGGGGCGGACGCGGCGACGGAGCTGGCCGCCGAACCGGCCGACGTCGTCCTCAACGGGATCACCGGATCGGTCGGCCTGCTGCCCACCCTGGCCGCCCTGCGCGCGGGCACGACGCTGGCCCTGGCGAACAAGGAGTCGCTGGTCATCGGCGGCCGCCTCGTCACGGAAGCCGCCGCTCCGGGCCAGCTCGTCGCCGTCGACTCCGAGCACTCCGCCTTCGCCCAGTGCCTCCGGGCCGGACGCGCCTCGGAGGTCGACAAGCTGGTGCTGACCGCCTCGGGAGGGCCCTTCCGCGGCCGGACCCGCGACGAGCTCACCGACGTGACGCCGGACCAGGCGATGGCCCATCCGACCTGGCAGATGGGCCGGGTGATCACCATCAACTCCGCGACCCTGGTCAACAAGGGCCTGGAGCTGATCGAGGCCGGACTCCTCTACGACATGCCACTGGACCGCATCCAGGTCGTCGTTCACCCGCAGTCGATCGTTCATTCCGCCGTGCAGTACGTCGACGGGGCCCTGATCGCCCAGTGCTCCCCGCCGGACATGAAGCTGCCGATCGCCCTCGGTCTCACCTGGCCCGACCGGGTGGCGGGGGCCGCGGCACCCGTCGACTGGACGACGGCCGCGTCCTGGACGTTCGAGCCGCTCGACACCGTGGCGTTCCCGGCGGTTGAACTCGCGCGCCGGGCGGGCACACTGGGGGGAACGGCGCCAGCGGTGTTCAACGCGGCGAACGAGGTGTGTGTCGATGCGTTCTGCGAGGGACGGATCGGCTTCCTCGCCATCGTGGACACCATCACCGCCGTCCTGGACGAACACGAGAGTGGGGCCGGCACGCCGGTCACCGAGGGCTCCCGATTCGTCGGGGACGACGCGATCACGGTGGAGACCGTGTTGGCCGCCGATGCCTGGGCCCGCCAGGCTGCACGGCGTCGTACGGCGCCGGACGTGGCCGGACGGCCCTGA
- a CDS encoding MFS transporter, which yields MDTTQQLRARSIPDIPADPAKEARTAGWVAAIAGLSLLFDGFDLTVYGTVLPGLATGGSNTLGWWSSGISGGLKINPAVAGELGSYALIGVMIGALTAGAIGDRIGRKKLILAGIAWFSLGMFATAFAQSIAVFGTLRLLTGLGLGVLLATAGAVMAEFAPAGKRNFYNAIVYSGIPAGGVLAAVLGLALLGHIGWRGMFMVGATPILFLFPLALAKLPESPRWLLSRGQVDKAAEISRRTGIPLTEHQQYGGVPVAEDLHLEQPQKTGFAGIFSRKYLVGTLFLGFMSFSGLLLTFGLNTWLPTIMGGHFKDAGMGADAAKQYGLIFLLLLNGGAVVGGLIASRVADKAGPQRVIFTTFTLAALSLTLMTFGFPIPLLLAFIAVAGVGVLGTQVLIYGFTSNYYTTNVRAAGVAWCSGFGRLGGILGPLIGGWLAAAGLKGDAAFYVFAGVAVFGAVMTVLVPRPAKGRSDAEQLAAEQAEETARHAVS from the coding sequence ATGGACACCACGCAACAGCTCCGTGCGCGGAGCATCCCCGACATTCCCGCCGACCCCGCCAAAGAGGCCAGGACTGCCGGCTGGGTGGCCGCGATCGCCGGCCTCTCGCTGCTGTTCGACGGCTTCGACCTGACCGTGTACGGCACGGTCCTGCCCGGTCTGGCGACCGGCGGCTCCAACACCTTGGGCTGGTGGTCCAGCGGCATCAGTGGCGGCCTCAAGATCAACCCGGCGGTGGCCGGCGAGCTCGGATCGTACGCCCTCATCGGCGTGATGATCGGTGCCCTGACGGCGGGCGCCATCGGCGACCGGATCGGGCGCAAGAAGCTCATCCTGGCCGGTATCGCCTGGTTCTCGCTGGGCATGTTCGCCACTGCCTTCGCCCAGTCGATCGCCGTCTTCGGCACGCTGCGGCTGCTCACCGGCCTCGGGCTCGGGGTCCTGCTGGCGACCGCGGGTGCGGTGATGGCCGAGTTCGCGCCGGCCGGCAAGCGCAACTTCTACAACGCGATCGTCTACTCCGGCATCCCCGCCGGCGGCGTCCTCGCCGCAGTCCTGGGCCTCGCTCTGCTCGGCCACATCGGGTGGCGCGGCATGTTCATGGTCGGCGCCACACCGATCCTGTTCCTCTTCCCCCTCGCCCTCGCCAAGCTGCCCGAGTCCCCCCGCTGGTTGCTCAGCCGCGGGCAGGTCGACAAGGCCGCCGAGATCTCGCGCCGCACCGGCATCCCGCTCACCGAGCACCAGCAGTACGGCGGCGTGCCCGTCGCCGAGGACCTGCACCTCGAGCAGCCGCAGAAGACCGGGTTCGCCGGCATCTTCTCCCGGAAGTACCTGGTCGGCACGCTCTTCCTCGGTTTCATGAGCTTCTCCGGCCTGCTGCTCACCTTCGGTCTGAACACCTGGCTGCCGACCATCATGGGCGGACACTTCAAGGACGCCGGCATGGGCGCCGACGCCGCCAAGCAGTACGGCCTCATCTTCCTGCTGCTCCTCAACGGCGGGGCCGTCGTCGGTGGCCTGATCGCCTCCCGGGTCGCCGACAAGGCCGGACCGCAGCGGGTCATCTTCACCACCTTCACGCTGGCCGCGCTCTCCCTGACCCTGATGACCTTCGGCTTCCCGATCCCGCTGCTGCTCGCCTTCATCGCCGTCGCCGGTGTCGGCGTGCTGGGCACCCAGGTGCTGATCTACGGCTTCACGTCGAACTACTACACCACCAACGTCCGGGCCGCTGGCGTCGCCTGGTGCTCCGGCTTCGGCCGGCTGGGTGGCATCCTTGGCCCGCTGATCGGCGGCTGGCTGGCCGCCGCCGGCCTGAAGGGAGACGCCGCCTTCTACGTGTTCGCCGGAGTCGCCGTGTTCGGCGCGGTGATGACCGTCCTGGTGCCCCGGCCGGCCAAGGGCCGCTCGGATGCGGAGCAGCTGGCCGCCGAGCAGGCGGAGGAGACCGCACGGCATGCGGTGAGCTGA
- the ribD gene encoding bifunctional diaminohydroxyphosphoribosylaminopyrimidine deaminase/5-amino-6-(5-phosphoribosylamino)uracil reductase RibD, with protein sequence MNRPDAERDLTLLRRAIALALNSPLPDPNPRVGAVLVSPDGIVVGEGWHHGAGTPHAEIEALRVAGDAARGATAYVSLEPCNHTGRTGPCAVALAEAGVARVVFAQPDPNPTAAGGGDTLREAGIEVAGGLLATEAEAVNRIWTRALRLGRPYVTWKVAATLDGRTSAADGSSQWITSPDARADVHRLRALCDAIVVGTGTALADDPRLTVRDSQGTPAPRQPLRVVLGDRPVPAHAQLRSSEAQTLFLTGHDPAAALAELHRAGIRHVWLEGGATLAAAFLRDGLVDEVVAYLAPALLGAGRPMIGDLGIGTLADALHLDLVDVTRVGPDVRMILAPAGREA encoded by the coding sequence ATGAACCGGCCGGACGCCGAACGCGATCTGACCCTGCTGCGCCGCGCCATCGCGCTCGCGCTCAACTCTCCCCTGCCGGACCCGAATCCACGCGTCGGCGCGGTCCTGGTCTCTCCCGACGGCATCGTCGTCGGTGAGGGGTGGCACCACGGCGCGGGTACCCCGCACGCCGAGATCGAGGCCCTCCGGGTGGCGGGCGATGCCGCACGTGGGGCCACTGCCTACGTCTCGCTCGAACCGTGCAACCACACCGGGCGCACCGGCCCCTGCGCGGTGGCACTGGCCGAGGCGGGGGTGGCCCGGGTGGTCTTCGCCCAGCCCGATCCCAACCCCACGGCCGCCGGCGGCGGGGACACCCTGCGCGAGGCCGGCATCGAGGTCGCCGGCGGACTGCTGGCGACCGAAGCAGAGGCGGTCAACCGGATCTGGACGCGCGCGCTGCGCCTCGGCCGGCCCTACGTCACGTGGAAGGTCGCTGCGACCCTGGACGGACGGACGTCCGCGGCCGACGGCAGCTCCCAGTGGATCACCTCACCCGACGCCCGTGCGGATGTGCACAGGCTGCGGGCGCTGTGCGATGCCATCGTCGTCGGGACCGGCACCGCGCTCGCCGACGACCCGCGGCTGACGGTCCGGGACTCCCAGGGGACCCCAGCTCCGCGTCAGCCACTGCGGGTCGTCCTGGGCGACCGCCCCGTCCCCGCGCACGCACAGCTGCGCTCGAGCGAGGCGCAGACGCTGTTCCTGACCGGCCACGACCCGGCTGCGGCCCTCGCCGAGCTCCACCGGGCCGGCATCCGGCACGTGTGGCTGGAAGGTGGCGCCACACTGGCGGCAGCCTTCCTCCGTGACGGGCTGGTCGACGAGGTGGTCGCCTACCTCGCACCGGCGCTGCTGGGCGCGGGGCGCCCGATGATCGGCGACCTCGGTATCGGCACCCTGGCCGATGCCCTGCACCTCGACCTGGTCGACGTGACCCGCGTCGGCCCCGACGTACGAATGATCCTGGCTCCGGCCGGGAGGGAGGCCTGA
- the ribB gene encoding 3,4-dihydroxy-2-butanone-4-phosphate synthase: MSELPVGFSPIERALEELRQGRPVLVLDDEDRENEGDVILSAQTLTEEWLGWTIRHSSGYLCAPMTKARADALELPLMVSRNTDPLRTAYTVSCDAAEGVTTGISAHDRTRTLRVLADPGSQPGSLIRPGHILPLRARDGGVLERRGHTEAAVDLCRLAGLEPVGAIGELVHDDGSMMRTPDVLALGEAEGLAVITIAELASWRQTHDRVRRDAVTRLPTQHGEFRVVGYLDLQTGAEHLALISPQGLRGRDGSEPAVRVHSECLTGDVFGSLRCDCGPQLEQSLETVARRGGAVVYLRGHEGRGVGLLAKLQAYHLQDAGWDTVDAQTELGLPVDDREYGAAAAILHDLGVTRLELMTNNPDKVRALRTAGIEVTSVAPSWTAPTPDNEFYLRTKRDRMGHHILLDGVPHSLATPQEV; this comes from the coding sequence ATGAGTGAGTTGCCGGTGGGGTTCAGCCCCATCGAACGGGCGCTCGAGGAGCTGCGGCAAGGCCGCCCCGTCCTCGTGCTGGACGACGAGGACCGCGAGAACGAGGGTGACGTCATCCTGTCCGCGCAGACCCTCACCGAGGAGTGGCTCGGCTGGACGATCCGGCACTCGTCGGGCTACCTCTGCGCGCCGATGACCAAGGCCCGTGCCGACGCCCTCGAACTGCCCCTGATGGTCTCCCGCAACACCGATCCGCTCCGTACGGCCTACACGGTCTCCTGTGACGCCGCCGAGGGTGTCACCACCGGCATCTCGGCCCATGACCGGACCCGTACGCTGCGTGTGCTCGCCGACCCGGGCTCGCAGCCGGGGTCGCTGATCCGCCCCGGCCACATCCTCCCGCTGCGCGCACGTGATGGCGGTGTCCTGGAACGGCGCGGCCACACGGAGGCCGCCGTCGACCTGTGCCGGCTCGCCGGGCTGGAACCCGTCGGCGCCATCGGCGAACTGGTCCACGACGACGGCTCGATGATGCGTACGCCCGACGTCCTCGCCCTGGGCGAGGCCGAGGGACTCGCGGTGATCACCATCGCCGAACTGGCCAGCTGGCGCCAGACTCACGACCGGGTCCGGCGGGACGCCGTCACCCGGCTGCCCACCCAGCACGGCGAGTTCCGCGTCGTCGGCTACCTGGACCTGCAGACCGGGGCGGAACACCTCGCCCTGATCAGCCCCCAGGGCCTACGTGGGCGCGACGGCAGCGAGCCTGCCGTCCGGGTGCACTCCGAATGTCTCACCGGTGACGTGTTCGGGTCGCTGCGCTGTGACTGCGGTCCCCAACTCGAGCAGTCTCTCGAGACCGTGGCCCGACGCGGCGGCGCAGTGGTCTACCTGCGCGGCCACGAGGGGCGCGGCGTCGGCCTGCTCGCGAAGCTGCAGGCCTACCACCTCCAGGACGCGGGGTGGGACACCGTCGATGCCCAGACCGAGCTCGGCCTGCCGGTCGACGACCGCGAGTACGGCGCCGCGGCAGCGATCCTCCACGACCTGGGCGTCACCCGGCTCGAACTGATGACGAACAACCCCGACAAGGTGCGCGCCCTGCGGACCGCCGGGATCGAGGTGACGAGCGTCGCCCCGTCGTGGACCGCCCCCACCCCCGACAACGAGTTCTACCTGCGCACCAAGCGCGACCGCATGGGACACCACATCCTGCTCGACGGCGTCCCGCACTCCCTCGCCACCCCCCAGGAGGTCTGA
- the ribH gene encoding 6,7-dimethyl-8-ribityllumazine synthase produces MAGFGSPHITADGSGRRVAVVGAQWYPEVTDQMVVRATAALQEHGVSQVTVVRVPGTFELPVACRRLADRFDALVALGVVVRGGTPHFDYVCEAATMGLTQVAVDTGVPIGFGVLTCDDEQQALDRAGLPTSKEDKGYEAGMAVLATLDALDAVPSA; encoded by the coding sequence ATGGCCGGTTTCGGCTCCCCGCACATCACCGCTGACGGCTCGGGCCGGCGCGTGGCCGTCGTCGGCGCCCAGTGGTATCCCGAGGTGACCGACCAGATGGTCGTCCGGGCCACCGCCGCTCTGCAGGAGCACGGGGTGAGCCAGGTGACGGTGGTCCGGGTCCCCGGCACCTTCGAGTTGCCCGTCGCCTGCCGCCGGCTCGCGGACCGGTTCGACGCGCTGGTCGCGCTGGGTGTCGTGGTCCGTGGCGGGACACCGCACTTCGACTACGTCTGCGAGGCGGCGACGATGGGCCTGACCCAGGTGGCGGTCGACACCGGCGTCCCCATCGGCTTCGGCGTGCTCACCTGTGACGACGAGCAGCAGGCCCTGGATCGGGCCGGCCTACCCACGTCGAAGGAGGACAAGGGCTACGAGGCCGGCATGGCCGTGCTCGCCACCCTGGACGCCCTCGACGCCGTCCCGTCCGCCTGA